From a single Mycosarcoma maydis chromosome 14, whole genome shotgun sequence genomic region:
- a CDS encoding uncharacterized protein (related to potassium transporter TRK-1), whose protein sequence is MLEHISPRSLPTAARTTLRSLSRWCGSNLNFYRVHVLVFTFTPLLAACIFYACNGETHISFVDGLYVCVSAMTVTGLVTFNISTANPGQQAILFILMCIGNISAVSITMIWIRRSFFRKKFDHVVRRSAKVRKRMHDVEEQERRERRHNIAKIQRMVGLKSSDSVTTISDTEEHDRTDTSSSSQIELRRLEKNKQKSKAKRKPLRADMIRRIDGPAFLINSAGDPSNTIPDSANTTPFTNDPHASLTQEPASLRSTTPPPAQAAVGILNAQQDHHASVTSDDPSHQPSIRISLPHHSLPSDEFTQHKATADPTQPPRQTFSLPRCDHRHDPDADTDSDQASLTHQGDTHFTQPPLSPPLRARFPDHQIPGRARRVSDPPQSQFRRGSDTGLVHTYATHEKHDMFPRAQTVEFAIPSNYRSPIDAQQREQSYTTGHGVNPTGGLRHRNTTFNRTVTSRSYVSGRLSNGRSGVPLARTQTSAKQRGFGGFPTPFEIAGMALKKAAPGVQERFQRTMTMPRTATFTSVRSGGGLTETANKAAPYLSFDATVTGNSRFHALTETQRDELGGVEYRALDLLAKLVPAYWLIVNLGMVTLVAPYISSNAFRKYRPPFEAQGNNRPDNTWFWFFQVISAYSNTGMSLIDTSMTQMQDAYFLLIPMGFLILAGNTGFPILLRFFIWTISVCVPSNSRIYETLRFLLDHPRRCFVYLFPSSQTWFLFFVLVLFNSVDWLAFLILDIGNPVIESITLSIRIFDGLFQSIAVRAAGFTVVSLLALAPAVQFLYVIMMYLSAFPLALSVRSTNVYEEKSLGVYVDEPADPGLAPQESDNPKVWGSFLASHARRQLAFDIWWLGFALWLICIIERNDILDPNSNGWFTIFSCLFELTSAYGTVGLSLGTPFDNFSLSGRFHTLSKLVVCAVMIRGRHRGLPVAIDRAILLPSELEQEDMLDDDLSHLGDSWDRDSTFVSDPLVPTPGAPRPSMNGPDQQRSNSIGSVAGESNSGMSSVRRTPSGVSFAVHPLASKPRRSSSMSPMAMEPLSPKQQAELALQEPRRSLTLTLPPSSLPAHYAGPTLGVGGFAHHLGGLGGALPPSSSSNASTVGGVLGAMMVSSPGQLTAIDEMPSGLGAMPTSESRCESPAGVNASAAASNAQSQAHVLPTTFCTNVESTSSTSSGSGGSGCSVKGKERAAMRIADEDRERLVAQHAGCSTPDGRHDPVDGQD, encoded by the coding sequence ACCACCCTCCGCTCCCTCTCTCGTTGGTGTGGCAGCAACCTCAACTTTTACCGAGTGCACGTCCTCGTCTTTACCTTTACCCCGCTTCTTGCCGCCTGTATCTTCTACGCTTGCAACGGCGAAACGCATATCAGCTTCGTCGATGGCCTCTATGTCTGCGTATCCGCCATGACCGTCACTGGCTTGGTCACCTTCAACATCAGCACCGCCAACCCAGGTCAGCAGgccatcctcttcatcctcaTGTGCATCGGCAACATCTCGGCCGTCAGCATCACCATGATCTGGATCCGTAGAAGCTTCTTCCGCAAGAAGTTCGATCACGTTGTCCGTCGAAGCGCAAAGGTTCGTAAGCGCATGCACGACGTCGAAGAGCAGGAGCGAAGGGAGCGACGCCACAACATTGCAAAGATCCAGCGCATGGTCGGTCTCAAATCCTCCGACAGCGTCACCACTATCAGCGACACCGAAGAGCACGACCGTACCGACaccagctccagcagccaaaTCGAACTCCGCCGCCTCGAAAAGAACAAGCAAAAGAGCAAGGCAAAACGCAAACCGCTCCGCGCAGACATGATTCGTCGAATCGACGGCCCTGCCTTTCTCATCAACTCGGCCGGCGATCCCTCCAACACCATCCCCGATTCGGCCAACACCACGCCATTCACCAACGATCCGCATGCTTCGCTCACCCAAGAGCCCGCCTCGCTACGCTCAACTACACCACCTCCCGCGCAAGCCGCCGTCGGCATCCTCAACGCCCAACAAGACCATCACGCCTCAGTCACATCCGACGATCCCAGCCACCAGCCCAGCATCCGAATTTCGCTTCCTCATCACTCTTTGCCCTCCGACGAGTTCACCCAGCACAAGGCCACTGCTGATCCAACTCAGCCACCTCGTCAAACTTTCTCCCTTCCGCGTTGCGACCATCGCCATGACCCCGACGCCGACACCGACTCGGATCAAGCATCTCTCACACACCAAGGCGATACGCACTTCACCCAACCACCGCTCTCGCCTCCTCttcgcgctcgcttccCCGATCATCAAATCCCTGGCAGAGCAAGGCGAGTATCAGATCCGCCCCAATCTCAGTTCCGTCGCGGTTCCGACACCGGCCTCGTTCACACATATGCCACGCACGAGAAGCACGACATGTTCCCGCGCGCCCAAACCGTCGAATTCGCCATACCCAGCAACTACCGTTCTCCCATCGATGCGCAACAGCGAGAGCAAAGCTACACAACCGGTCACGGCGTCAATCCTACTGGCGGCTTGCGCCACCGCAACACTACCTTCAATCGTACCGTCACCTCACGCTCCTACGTCTCGGGTCGTCTTAGCAATGGCAGGTCCGGCGTTCCGCTTGCACGTACCCAAACCTCGGCCAAACAGCGTGGCTTTGGTGGCTTCCCCACGCCATTCGAGATTGCCGGCATGGCGCTCAAAAAGGCCGCCCCTGGTGTTCAGGAGCGCTTTCAAAGAACCATGACCATGCCTCGCACCGCCACATTTACATCCGTGCGCTCCGGCGGTGGTCTCACCGAAACGGCCAACAAGGCAGCGCCTTACCTTTCCTTCGATGCCACCGTCACCGGCAACTCGCGCTTTCACGCCCTCACCGAAACCCAGCGCGATGAGCTCGGAGGCGTCGAATATCGTGCACTCGACCTGCTCGCAAAACTTGTGCCTGCCTACTGGCTCATTGTCAACCTCGGCATGGTCACGCTCGTCGCCCCCTACATCAGTAGCAACGCCTTTCGAAAGTATCGCCCGCCCTTTGAAGCACAAGGCAACAACAGACCCGACAATACCTGGTTCTGGTTCTTCCAAGTCATCTCGGCCTATTCGAACACGGGCATGTCCCTGATCGACACGAGCATGACCCAGATGCAAGACGCCTACTTTCTGCTCATCCCCATGGGcttcctcatcctcgcGGGCAACACCGGCTTCCCCATTCTCCTGCGTTTCTTCATCTGGACCATCTCGGTGTGCGTGCCATCCAATTCGAGAATCTACGAGACattgcgcttcttgctcgaccaCCCGCGTCGATGCTTTGTATACCTCTTCCCCTCGAGTCAGACCTGGTTCCTGTTtttcgtccttgtcctcttcAACTCGGTCGATTGGCTTGCCTTCCTGATTCTCGACATTGGTAATCCGGTCATCGAGTCGATTACGCTCAGCATCCGTATCTTTGACGGTCTCTTCCAGTCGATCGCCGTGCGCGCCGCAGGTTTCACCGTAGTCAGTTTGCTGGCGCTCGCCCCCGCGGTGCAGTTCCTGTACGTCATCATGATGTACCTGTCCGCGTTCCCGCTTGCGCTCTCGGTGCGCAGCACCAACGTCTACGAAGAAAAGTCGCTTGGCGTCTACGTCGACGAGCCCGCGGATCCGGGTCTAGCTCCGCAAGAGTCCGACAACCCCAAGGTGTGGGGTTCGTTCTTGGCATCGCATGCACGTCGACAGTTGGCGTTCGATATTTGGTGGCTCGGATTTGCGCTATGGCTTATTTGCATCATCGAGCGCAATGACATCTTGGATCCGAACTCAAACGGGTGGTTCACCATCTTCAGCTGCCTCTTTGAGCTCACCTCGGCCTACGGCACGGTCGGGCTGAGTCTCGGCACACCATTTGACAACTTCAGCTTGTCCGGACGCTTCCATACACTCTCGAAATTGGTGGTGTGTGCCGTCATGATCCGTGGCCGACATCGAGGATTGCCAGTGGCCATTGATCGTGCTATCCTGTTGCCGTCCGAGTTGGAGCAGGAGGATATGTTGGACGATGACCTTTCGCACCTTGGAGATTCGTGGGATCGCGACAGCACGTTTGTCTCTGATCCGCTGGTCCCGACGCCTGGCGCGCCACGTCCATCGATGAATGGGCCCGATCAACAGCGCAGCAATAGCATCGGCAGTGTCGCTGGCGAAAGCAACAGTGGCATGTCGAGCGTCCGACGCACACCATCCGGCGTGTCGTTTGCCGTCCACCCGCTGGCGTCCAAGCcgaggcgcagcagcagcatgtcGCCAATGGCCATGGAGCCACTTTCTCCCAAGCAACAGGCTGAACTAGCATTACAGGAACCAAGGAGGAGCCTGACCCTCACGCTCCCACCCAGCAGTCTTCCCGCGCATTATGCAGGACCGACGCTCGGTGTGGGTGGATTTGCGCACCATCTTGGCGGGCTAGGAGGAGCATTACCtccgagcagcagcagcaacgccagcacTGTCGGTGGCGTCTTGGGAGCAATGATGGTCTCGTCGCCTGGCCAATTGACGGCGATTGACGAAATGCCAAGCGGACTAGGTGCGATGCCGACCAGCGAGAGTCGCTGCGAGTCTCCAGCCGGTGTCAACGcaagtgctgctgcttcgaaCGCACAGAGCCAAGCACACGTGTTACCGACCACTTTCTGCACCAATGTCGagagcaccagcagcaccagcagcggcagcggcggcagtGGATGCAGCGTGAAGGGCAAGGAACGTGCAGCGATGCGAATTGCGGACGAGGATCGCGAACGACTAGTTGCCCAGCATGCAGGTTGTTCGACGCCCGATGGACGACATGATCCTGTGGATGGCCAAGATTAG
- a CDS encoding ferroxidase (related to YFH1 - mitochondrial matrix iron chaperone) yields the protein MKLPMMLRTTTQRGLRTTATIRTISTRSALTATIRKNVSALPTKIIVTRAFSQRTPMVSSRWFSMSQKMAQPTAKYTASPLTDSQYHKLSNNVLDSLQETFETLLEEADVEALEEEARAKQQSATRAAPASEWDIECASGVMNLRCGAHGTWVINKQPPNKQIWLSSPKSGPKRFDFDADSNTWFCLKEGETSTLDQLLQDELSLVFGTEVQVLLEDE from the exons ATGAAGCTTCCGATGATGCTGCGCACCACGACACAGCGCGGTCTGCGCACTACAGCCACAATCCGAACGATTTCAACGAGGTCGGCCTTGACAGCGACGATCCGCAAAAACGTGTCGGCTCTCCCGACCAAAATCATTGTGACAAGAGCATTCTCACAACGCACACCCATGGTCTCCAGCCGCTGGTTCAGTATGTCTCAGAAAATGGCGCAGCCAACTGCCAAATACACAGCCTCTCCGCTCACGGACAGCCAATATCACAAACTCTCCAATAAcgtgctcgactcgctACAAGAGACGTTTGAGACACTgctggaagaagcagacgtagaagcgctcgaagaggaagctcgagccaagcagcagagtGCAACTCGAGCGGCACCTGCTTCGGAATGGGACATCGAATGCGCT TCTGGTGTGATGAACCTGAGATGCGGAGCTCACGGCACCTGGGTCATCAATAAGCAGCCGCCCAACAAACAGATTTGGCTGTCAAGTCCGAAGAG CGGACCCAAGCGATTCGATTTCGATGCAGACAGCAACACTTGGTTCTGTCTCAAGGAGGGCGAGACATCAACGCTTGACCAACTTTTACAGGACGAGCTCTCGCTAGTCTTTGGCACCGAAGTACAGGTGTTGCTTGAGGACGAATGA
- a CDS encoding putative histidinol-phosphate transaminase, with protein MTIKGLDGAADSAAAAHKPAHFKLENLIRPNILSLEPYRCARDDYQSGILLDANENSLGHSLPPKSTIPHNPGTSNGATPVQSAEVDDPLSLNRYPDPGLFGIKDSLAQLRGVPNDAFVFLGVGSDEVLDLVQRVCCRPGKDKILICPPTYGMYSVCAAVNDLEVVKVPLITQAGKFALDVQAVNKKLSEDADIKITFICSPGNPTGTLIAPSDVQKVADNPDYNGLVVVDEAYIDFAEEEKRMGKRPADQVVSAVSLVREYQNVMVTQTLSKAFGLAAIRLGIAFAQPSLVQIMNNTKAPYNISSPTAHLASLALSPTGIAQMRRNVQTLIHNREHLISALQTLRGAGAILGGNDANFVLVQMLDLETRSKPDSNVAQMVYKRMAEEMGLVVRNRAKDLGCAGCLRITVGTREENERCIELMKRLLDGAN; from the coding sequence ATGACGATCAAAGGTCTTGACGGAGCGGCCGACTCggccgcagcagctcacAAGCCTGCGCACTTCAAGCTGGAAAACCTGATCCGACCCAATATCCTCTCGCTGGAACCTTACCGCTGTGCACGAGACGATTATCAGTCAGGCATtctgctcgacgccaacgagAACAGTCTGGGCCACTCGCTGCCGCCCAAGTCGACCATCCCTCACAACCCGGGCACCTCGAACGGCGCCACCCCGGTGCAGTCCGCAGAAGTTGACGATCCACTCTCGCTGAACCGCTATCCGGATCCGGGGCTGTTTGGGATCAAGGACTCTTTAGCTCAGCTGCGCGGTGTTCCAAACGACGCGTTCGTGTTCCTCGGTGTCGGCAGTGATGAAGTGCTCGACTTGGTTCAGCGAGTGTGCTGCCGTCCTGGCAAGGACAAGATCCTCATCTGCCCTCCCACATACGGCATGTACAGCGTCTGTGCAGCTGTCAACGATCTCGAAGTGGTCAAAGTGCCGCTCATCACGCAAGCTGGAAAGTTCGCACTGGATGTACAGGCAGTTAACAAGAAACTGAGCGAGGATGCAGACATCAAGATCACGTTTATCTGCTCGCCGGGCAACCCGACAGGTACGCTGATCGCGCCAAGCGATGTGCAGAAGGTGGCTGACAATCCAGATTACAACGGCCTCGTCGTGGTGGACGAAGCGTACATCGACTttgccgaggaggagaagaggATGGGTAAGCGTCCAGCTGACCAAGTGGTGAGTGCTGTGAGCTTGGTGCGCGAGTACCAGAATGTGATGGTTACACAAACACTCTCGAAAGCCTTTGGTCTCGCCGCGATTCGACTCGGCATCGCATTTGCTCAACCGTCTCTGGTGCAAATCATGAACAACACCAAAGCGCCTTACAACATTTCCTCGCCCACCGCCcacctcgcctcgctcgcgCTTTCTCCCACGGGAATCGCACAGATGCGTCGAAATGTCCAGACACTTATCCACAACCGCGAACACCTGATTTCGGCGCTGCAAACGCTGCGCGGAGCGGGCGCGATCCTGGGCGGTAACGACGCCAACTTTGTGCTGGTGcagatgctcgatctgGAAACGCGCTCGAAACCGGATAGCAATGTGGCGCAGATGGTCTACAAGCGTATGGCCGAGGAGATGGGGTTGGTAGTCAGGAACAGAGCCAAGGACTTGGGTTGTGCTGGATGCCTGAGAATCACTGTCGGTACCCGAGAGGAGAACGAGAGGTGCATCGAGCTGATGAAGCGTTTGCTCGACGGTGCCAACTGA
- a CDS encoding putative esterase D: MTLTKKSCNKVFNGTLTKYALTSTSLGSLETAINVFLPSCASESTRVPVLYYLSGLTCTEDNAAQKGGFFGAAEEEGIAIVFPDTSPRGAGVQGEDDSYDFGTGAGFYLNATKQPWSKHYNMYDYIVKELPAILSHHLPIDTSRSSIFGHSMGGHGALTLYLKNRSQYRSASAFSPICNPTQCAWGEKAFNGYLENGLHDGAQYDATLLLKSTDIQPDILIDSGTADDFYKQRQLLPENFETVANEKRFHNVTVRLHDGYDHSYYFISTFASEHVRYHAKFLKQ; this comes from the coding sequence ATGACGTTGACCAAGAAATCGTGTAACAAAGTGTTCAACGGTACGCTGACCAAGTATGCGTTGACGTCGACGTCTCTGGGGTCGTTGGAAACGGCGATCAACGTGTTCCTGCCGTCGTGCGCTTCGGAATCGACTCGCGTGCCTGTGCTGTACTACCTATCTGGTCTGACGTGTACCGAAGACAATGCGGCGCAGAAGGGAGGGTTTTTCGGTGCAGCCGAGGAGGAAGGCATTGCGATTGTGTTTCCAGACACCTCGCCGCGCGGCGCTGGCGTGCAAGGCGAAGACGATTCGTACGACTTTGGTACTGGAGCGGGATTCTACCTCAACGCTACCAAACAACCGTGGTCAAAGCACTACAACATGTATGACTATATTGTCAAGGAACTGCCTGCCATACTCTCCCACCACCTACCCATCGACACCAGTAGATCGTCCATCTTCGGCCACTCAATGGGCGGTCACGGTGCGCTCACCTTGTACCTCAAAAACCGTTCGCAGTACCGTTCCGCTTCAGCCTTCTCGCCCATCTGCAACCCCACCCAATGTGCCTGGGGCGAAAAGGCTTTCAACGGCTACCTCGAAAACGGCCTTCACGATGGCGCCCAGTACGATGCAACTCTCCTTCTGAAATCTACCGACATCCAGCCTGACATCCTCATCGATTCCGGAACCGCAGATGACTTTTACAAGCAACGCCAACTTCTCCCTGAAAACTTTGAAACCGTTGCCAACGAAAAACGCTTTCACAACGTCACCGTCAGGCTGCACGACGGCTATGATCATAGCTACTACTTTATCTCCACGTTTGCCAGCGAACACGTCAGGTACCACGCCAAGTTTTTGAAGCAGTGA